A genomic stretch from Candidatus Saganbacteria bacterium includes:
- the ispD gene encoding 2-C-methyl-D-erythritol 4-phosphate cytidylyltransferase, protein MKTAVIITAGGMGTRMGGPKQFLGLLGRPMIEWTISAFKAVKSVSGIILVVAGDNIERSKRFGVTIAVSGKERTDSVRNGLRFVSPDTDIVLVHDGARPLITKDIIEKAISAAKASGAVVVGVPVKDTIKMTNDANLPAGRQVPMTNGGIILKTLDRSFLWQAQTPQAFKYEIIKKAYDSAKSAGTDDSKLVEDLGIKVKMVMGSYENIKVTTSEDIIIAEAILRKRNVLSK, encoded by the coding sequence ATGAAAACTGCCGTTATTATAACCGCGGGCGGAATGGGGACGCGCATGGGGGGGCCGAAACAGTTTTTAGGGTTGCTTGGCCGTCCAATGATCGAATGGACGATCAGCGCGTTCAAAGCTGTTAAATCGGTTTCAGGCATAATTCTTGTTGTTGCGGGAGATAATATTGAAAGATCCAAGAGGTTCGGGGTGACGATAGCCGTTAGCGGAAAAGAAAGAACGGACTCGGTCCGGAACGGGTTAAGATTTGTATCACCGGATACGGATATCGTTCTTGTCCACGATGGAGCGAGGCCTCTTATTACAAAAGACATAATCGAGAAAGCTATATCTGCGGCGAAAGCTTCTGGCGCTGTTGTTGTTGGGGTTCCTGTGAAGGATACAATTAAAATGACCAATGACGCAAACCTGCCTGCCGGCAGGCAGGTCCCAATGACCAATGGAGGTATAATTTTAAAAACTCTAGATAGGAGTTTTTTATGGCAGGCGCAAACGCCGCAAGCGTTCAAGTATGAGATAATAAAAAAAGCTTACGATAGCGCGAAAAGCGCAGGAACTGACGATTCGAAATTAGTTGAAGATCTGGGGATAAAGGTTAAAATGGTCATGGGTTCGTACGAGAATATTAAAGTAACGACTTCCGAAGATATAATAATTGCCGAAGCGATATTGAGGAAAAGAAATGTTTTATCCAAGTAA